In Vanessa atalanta chromosome 3, ilVanAtal1.2, whole genome shotgun sequence, one genomic interval encodes:
- the LOC125077449 gene encoding uncharacterized protein LOC125077449 — MSACALARIQSLALAANLLTAAAAAILSSGNDIVCSKDGLYVDYDTDCREYFRCAAGTVRGRYVCAPGRIFSEAAGACVPRRSQHCTRLVCTSEDTLAYATPGTACRHYYRCVNGTAIDHACPSGSWFDLVTQACSRGAGTCYEPLCAGLPDGNYPDSSHECRRTLHCRGAELRAAVSCAGACVSTCPPPRAAAVPLPAGDADFCSDEACSSLCQKATDGAYADRSTGCREYFVCESHRVIRRGVCEAGLLFSGSGCEPATETHCPPPGRSPCFNRQDGIYRDWRDCSSWYECKRERVTFRRSCESGFVFDGVGCVPKKAFYCENPKRSKACEGMPSGTYQDLDSNCTRYFHCEGPMQTALACPPGHVYDGARCSLASQYLCPSLERDSCYGRADGRYRAADAGCRGFYTCVNGEKAVYACPGGRVFDGESCVPKHSSVCPNEDYSCSSLADGYHAELESNCHRYFYCEGGDRLATLSCLGGKIFDGRSCVESVHHICGAPRKSTLENGGKYCDRDGFYVQQGTECKKYYFCVSGLRTYLTCPMGHVFSGQVCVPKEQYTCPG, encoded by the exons ATGTCTGCGTGCGCGCTCGCCCGCATTCAAAGCCTTGCGCTCGCGGCTAACTTGCTCACCGCCGCAGCTGCCGCGATACTCTCAA GTGGAAACGATATTGTTTGCTCTAAAGACGGACTCTACGTGGACTATGACACCGACTGCCGTGAATATTTTCGTTGCGCGGCAGGCACGGTGCGAGGACGCTACGTCTGCGCTCCGGGACGCATATTTAGTGAAGCGGCTGGAGCGTGTGTTCCGCGTCGCAGCCAACACTGCACACGCCTTGTGTGCACTTCGGAAGACACGCTCGCCTACGCTACGCCGGGTACCGCATGTCGCCACTATTATCGATGTGTTAATGGCACGGCCATCGATCACGCTTGCCCTTCCGGTTCATGGTTTGATCTAGTGACACAAGCCTGCTCTCGAGGGGCCGGTACCTGCTACGAGCCTCTGTGCGCAGGTCTCCCCGATGGAAACTACCCGGACTCGTCGCACGAATGCCGCCGGACGTTGCATTGTCGCGGTGCAGAATTACGCGCTGCAGTGTCTTGTGCTGGTGCATGCGTCAGCACATGTCCGCCTCCACGTGCCGCTGCTGTACCGCTACCAGCTGGCGATGCCGATTTTTGCTCAGACGAGGCTTGTTCTTCATTGTGTCAAAAAGCAACGGATGGTGCTTACGCGGATCGATCGACTGGATGTCGCGAGTATTTTGTGTGCGAATCTCACCGTGTTATCCGTCGAGGTGTATGTGAAGCCGGCTTGTTGTTCTCGGGAAGCGGTTGTGAGCCAGCGACGGAGACTCACTGCCCACCACCAGGACGCAGTCCCTGCTTCAACCGACAAGACGGTATATATAGAGATTGGAGAGATTGTTCATCTTGGTACGAATGCAAACGCGAGAGAGTCACCTTTCGACGTTCATGTGAATCCGGTTTCGTATTCGACGGCGTTGGATGTGTTCCCAAAAAAGCATTTTACTGTGAAAACCCCAAAAGATCAAAAGCTTGCGAGGGTATGCCCAGTGGAACCTATCAGGACCTAGATTCCAACTGTACCCGATATTTTCACTGTGAGGGTCCCATGCAAACGGCTTTGGCATGTCCACCCGGACACGTGTATGATGGTGCAAGGTGTTCTCTAGCGTCGCAGTACCTATGTCCGAGTCTAGAACGTGATTCGTGTTACGGGCGGGCAGATGGTCGTTATCGAGCTGCCGATGCGGGATGCCGAGGATTTTATACTTGTGTTAACGGCGAGAAAGCGGTGTACGCGTGCCCTGGGGGACGAGTTTTCGACGGTGAATCGTGTGTTCCGAAACATTCGTCTGTATGTCCGAACGAAGATTACTCGTGTTCTAGCCTCGCAGATGGTTATCATGCAGAGCTGGAGTCTAATTGTCATAG ATACTTTTACTGCGAGGGTGGTGATCGACTTGCGACGTTATCTTGTCTCGGTGGGAAGATATTCGACGGACGTTCCTGCGTCGAGTCTGTGCATCATATATGTGGCGCACCGCGGAAGAGTACTTTAGAAAACGGTGGCAAATATTGTGATCGTGATGGTTTCTATGTGCAACAGGGAACagaatgtaaaaaatactatttctgTGTTTCCGGTCTGAGAACTTATTTAACGTGTCCAATGGGGCACGTGTTTAGTGGTCAAGTGTGTGTGCCCAAAGAACAATACACCTGTCCCGGTTGA
- the LOC125077450 gene encoding WD repeat and FYVE domain-containing protein 2, with product MAAEIKPAPRTPNDRFSTTKKPALLSKLEGCTDDVNAAVVIPGEDGVISVCDDKTVRVWLKRDSGQYWPSICQYMPSGCTSMFYTPETRQLFIGQENGTISEFTLATDCNRINPTREYLAHTARVTAVVFSLSCEWVLSVSRDKLFSYHCSETGRRIGGYSFEAWCTALQFDSQSKYAFIGDYSGQITMLKLDNNGATLVTTLKGHTGSVRVLNWAPIPQLLFSGSFDQTIIVWDIGGQKGTAYELQGHSNKVTGLWYVGGCTRLVSCGEDGALGVWEMGVARRETPAWREADLCQLCRAPFIWNVRAMMEKKQLGLRQHHCRWCGAAVCGACSPHRLPLPVMGFEFPQRVCAACYDTLRHEPRESLASFHDMKHAVASLFVDEATGRMCTAGKDRVIKVWDISVLLAPAPKPGTSDQ from the exons ATGGCTGCTGAAATAAAACCTGCGCCTAGGACACCCAATGACAGATTTTCAACCACCAAAAAACCAGCTCTTCTAAGCAAATTGGAAGGTTGTACTGACGACGTCAACGCTGCAGTTGTGATTCCTGGCGAGGACGGAGTTATTAGTGTTTGCGATGATAA GACAGTTCGAGTATGGTTAAAGAGGGATTCAGGACAGTATTGGCCTAGTATCTGTCAGTACATGCCATCAGGCTGTACATCAATGTTCTACACACCCGAAACCCGCCAGCTATTTATTGGTCAAGAAAATGGAACTATTTCTGAGTTTACACTGGCTACTGATTGCAATAGGATAAATCct ACGCGAGAATACCTAGCACACACCGCACGCGTCACTGCTGTGGTGTTTTCTCTGAGCTGTGAGTGGGTTCTCTCAGTGAGTCGAGATAAACTATTTTCCTACCACTGCAGTGAGACTGGTCGCAGGATTGGTGGTTACTCCTTTGAGGCGTGGTGCACTGCCTTACA ATTTGATTCTCAATCAAAATATGCATTTATCGGAGATTACAGCGGGCAGATAACAATgttaaaattagataataatgGTGCAACCCTAGTCACGACATTAAAAGGACACACTGG TTCTGTGCGGGTTTTGAACTGGGCTCCTATACCGCAGTTACTGTTTAGTGGTTCCTTTGATCAAACAATTATTGTTTGGGATATTGGCGGCCAGAAAGGGACAGCATATGAACTTCAAGGTCATAG CAACAAGGTGACGGGGCTGTGGTACGTGGGCGGCTGCACGCGCCTGGTGTCGTGCGGCGAGGACGGCGCGCTGGGCGTGTGGGAGATGGGCGTGGCGCGGCGCGAGACGCCGGCGTGGCGCGAGGCCGACCTGTGCCAGCTGTGCCGCGCGCCCTTCATCTGGAACGTGCGCGCCATGATGGAGAAGAAGCAGCTCG GTCTCCGCCAGCACCACTGCCGCTGGTGCGGCGCGGCGGTGTGCGGCGCGTGCTCCCCGCACCGCCTGCCGCTGCCCGTCATGGGCTTCGAGTTCCCGCAGCGCGTCTGCGCCGCCTGCTACGACACGCTGCGCCATGAGCC TCGCGAGTCGCTGGCGTCGTTCCACGACATGAAGCACGCCGTGGCGTCGCTGTTCGTGGACGAGGCCACGGGCCGCATGTGCACGGCGGGCAAGGATCGCGTTATCAAG gtaTGGGATATCAGTGTGCTGCTTGCGCCTGCGCCGAAACCGGGTACCAGCGACCAGTAG
- the LOC125077448 gene encoding nucleolar complex protein 2 homolog has product MKNKKMNKPSSENESDSEEELSPETHKKSLEKLKKIDPDFYNFLEENDENLLNFEADSADDASDKDEDDKTHIPGPITGDSDESDFEEEGAKPVQGRVTLKMVAQWQAELQGDGKIKLKSLTTIIKVFNAAMLRATSEDGTTEGEFKVEGSSVFNAVIQMCVLYLPAAIKKYLGMEQSGKDPQKCKHFIKIKGPLVSYLKDLLKLLGGISSDNILTVLLKHLHQMSVYIACFNSISKQALKKLITLWSNSEETVRVLAFLCILRITRNQQAALLNLVLKAMYLTYVKNCKFVSPSTWPGINFMRRSLVEMFTLDLNVAYHHVFLYIRQLAIHLRNAIVVQKIENRQAVYNWQFVNSLHLWADLISATSNKPQLQPLLYPLVMVITHTIKLVPTHQYYPLRFHCVEILINLSKESDTFIPVLPFLVEVLTTYDFNKKHKKVSMKPLDFSCVLRLAKSQLAENGFKDSVIDRVYGLLLEYMANQSYSIAFPDISLLAIMQIKQFLKSCSVSNYTKRLRQLLEKIEENSKFIERERAKVSFALSDDKMVAAWEARIKTKGTPLLTFFESWNKVNKIQKRKKITKNDEIAGELPMIKRQKISETEDKVSKPENKGPLVLFPSDSEGEEDNFKLGEEVEEAEKPKKVKTKKKANKKKENKKETKAEINVPDKGDVVQDFSVSDW; this is encoded by the exons ATGAAGAATAAGAAAATGAACAAACCGTCGTCGGAGAACGAATCAG ATTCTGAGGAAGAACTTTCACCAGAAACTCATAAAAAATCActagaaaaactaaaaaaaatcgatCCAGACTTTTATAATTTCCTAGAAGAGAACGatgagaatttattaaattttgaagccGACTCCGCCGACGATGCTTCAGATAAAGATGAAGACGACAAAACGCATATTCCTGGGCCAATTACGGGCGACAGCGATGAAAGTGATTTCGAA GAGGAAGGAGCTAAACCTGTGCAAGGTAGAGTTACCCTTAAGATGGTTGCACAATGGCAAGCAGAGTTGCAAGGCgatggtaaaataaaattaaaatccttGACCACAATCATCAAAGTTTTTAATGCAGCCATGCTGAGAGCTACCAGTGAAGATGGAACCACCGAGGGAGAGTTTAAAGTTGAag GTTCTTCTGTTTTCAATGCAGTTATACAAATGTGTGTTCTATATCTGCCTGCtgccataaaaaagtatttgggCATGGAGCAATCTGGCAAAGATCcacaaaaatgtaaacattttattaagataaaaggACCCCTAGTATCCTATCTCAAAGACTTGCTTAAACTTCTTGGTGGAATATCATCTGACAATATCTTAACAGTGCTTCTCAAACATTTACATCAAATGTCAGTATACATTGCTTGCTTCAATAGTATATCCAAACAGGCACTGAAAAAGTTAATAACATTGTGGAGTAATAGTGAGGAAACAGTTAGAGTTCTGGCATTTTTGTGCATATTGAGAATAACAAGGAACCAGCAAGCAGCTCTGTTGAACTTGGTTTTGAAAGCTATGTATTTGACATATGTTAAGAACTGCAAGTTTGTCAGTCCCTCCACGTGGCCTGGAATTAATTTCATGAGGCGATCCCTGGTTGAAATGTTTACATTGGACTTAAATGTAGCCTATCACCATGTCTTTTTGTATATAAGACAGCTGGCTATACATTTACGAAATGCAATTGTAGTACAGAAGATTGAAAACAGGCAAGCAGTGTATAATTGGCAATTTGTGAATTCATTACATTTATGGGCAGATTTGATATCTGCTACATCAAATAAACCTCAGCTGCAACCACTGTTATATCCACTTGTGATGGTCATAACACATACAATCAAATTGGTGCCGACTCACCAATACTATCCATTAAGATTCCATTGCGTGGAGATACTTATAAATCTGTCAAAGGAATCTGATACTTTTATACCTGTACTGCCATTCCTTGTAgag gtttTAACCACATATGATTTTAACAAGAAACATAAAAAGGTGTCCATGAAACCATTAGACTTTTCATGCGTGCTAAGATTGGCTAAGTCTCAGTTAGCAGAAAATGGTTTTAAAGACTCTGTAATAGATAGAGTTTATGGTCTTTTATTAGAGTATATGGCTAATCAGTCATACTCTATTGCCTTCCCGGATATATCATTACTGGCTATAATGCAG ATAAAGCAATTTTTGAAATCATGTTCAGTCTCAAATTACACCAAAAGATTACGCCAGTTGTTGGAGAAAATTGAAGAAAATTCGAAGTTTATTGAGAGAGAAAGAGCTAAAGTTAGCTTTGCATTAAGTGATGACAAAATGGTGGCAGCTTGGGAAGCAAGAATAAAAACGAAGGGCACTCCTTTGCTCACATTCTTTGAGAGCTGGAACAAAGTTAACAAGATACAAAAACGTAAGAAGATCACTAAAAACGATGAGATTGCTGGGGAACTGCCCATGATTAAGAGACAGAAAATATCGGAAACAGAGGACAAAGTATCTAAACCTGAAAACAAAGGACCATTAGTACTTTTCCCATCAGATAGTGAAGGTGAAGAGGATAACTTCAAGTTAGGCGAAGAAGTGGAAGAGGCGGAAAAACCGAAAAAGGTGAAAACAAAGAAGAAGGctaataaaaagaaagaaaacaaGAAAGAAACTAAAGCTGAAATTAACGTACCAGACAAAGGCGACGTAGTGCAGGATTTTAGTGTCAGCGACTGgtga